Part of the Zea mays cultivar B73 chromosome 4, Zm-B73-REFERENCE-NAM-5.0, whole genome shotgun sequence genome is shown below.
AGTACGAAATCTTTTAGAGTAgtctgtaaaggacagagaatattcttttagaggatgaaatttagaggacgttgctggagatagccttattGCATGTTGGGAGTGGTTGCTATGGAGTTACTAAAGAATTGGTACTTTCTTTCTATTGTTGAGGTTGTTATCCTTTTTGTGTGGTAGGAAAACATGAAAGTAATGTAATGAATGTGGATGCCAACATCACTATCATAACCCTTTCTAGAAATGATTATGAGTTCATGATGTTGTGACCTATGCTCCATAACAAATATCCCTTTTGCATCttatttgaagtttaaaatatacAGTGTGCTACATTATTTAAAACAACAGTTGTGACATGAGTTGTTTATTACCTGATCATATCTGTAGAACCCTGCAGGTATCAATGCCAAGAAGCGACTTGATCATATTGACTGATCCTGGTTCAAAAATTTCAGTAAATCAAGGGACTGCTACACTATTGCCAGTTGAAGGAAACTATTCTCGAGGAAATTTGATGCTTCAGAGAATAAAGACATACATTGTAAGTCCATCGGCTATTCGGCTTCATTTAGATCATTAAATTTTGTGCATATGCTTTCTCAAAATTACTTATGTGATTCATGTATTACTGTTATCGTCATCTTTATGCATTATTTTCAACTGCAAGAATTATATTTATCTATCTTATCCTCATATCCAGGCATTTCTGGAGCAAAAGCTTGTGGAATTTGATAGGATGGAGAGGTTGAATCATTTTGTTTTAACTGATTCCGATATAGCAGTGGTTGGTGATCTTGGACATATATTCAAAAAATATCCTCATTTTCATCTGGCTGTTACTTTTCGTAATAACAAAGGGCAACCGTTGAATTCTGGGTTTGTTGCGGTAAGGGGAACCAGGGATGGCATCACTAAGTAAGTTGACAGCTATTGAATAGATCGTATTATACACAACCAGCAAACTTCAAAATAAACTCTGTTTTTTCAGCGCTGTGGAATTCTTGAAACAAGTCCTTGGAACTTACAGTTTAAGATATATGAAGGCTTCTCGTATGCTTGGTGACCAATTAGCACTTGCATGGGTTGTCAAGTCTCATCTACCATCGGCTTTCGGAAAATTttctaagaatgaagcatttactGGTGAAGTTAATGGAACATCTGTTCTCTTCTTGCCTTGTGCTGTTTATAATTGGACCCCGCCTGAGGGTGCTGGACAGTTTCATGGTGTACCCTTGGATGTTAAGGTATAACATTTTTCTTACTTGTAAAGAACTTAATTGGTCAGTGTTTTGCTCTTTTCCTTCATGGAAATAAATTATGGCCTAGTGTTAATAGAAAATAGTATTCTGCAGGCTTCTTACACATGAATGCATGGTGCTAACATAGATGTAAAAACGAGGAAGATTGGTTCACCGCTACCCTTTCTCGCATGTGTCATTTATAATTCAAATAAATTTCTAGCTATCCTAGAGTGTGTGTGGGTGTGTGGGTTTTGTTTTGGCTTTGTATGAGGTTTCTATCCTCACCTTTTttctcttaatataatgatacgcagctctcctgcgttttcGGAAAAAAAATCAAATAAATTTCTAGATACTGTGATAATGCCATGCATTGTGGATCCATGATGttttcttttgttataagctaTGCTCCGCTCCGATTGATGATCACTTTGTCAGCATGCAAATATGGATCATACTAATTCAATAAATGTGCATGTTGTGTAACATTGTTGTATATGCTTTCTATTTACTGTGACATCCAGAGTAATTCTTGTACCATTTTCAGGTTGTTCATTTCAAAGGTTCCAGAAAGCGATTGATGCTTGAGGCATGGAATTTCTACAGCTCAACCTCTAAGCTGTCTGATATGCTATGCCTAATCTTGAGAAGTGGCCGGACGAAATATGACTTCTGAACTTTTGGGTTAAAACTGACACATGGTATCCTCCCTAACCTCTCATCCTCGCTAATATCTTTCACCGAACTACTTTGCCCTTTGGTATGTATGATGTGTTTTGCTAACAAGTTTATCTTTTCCTTACAGTTGATACTGTTCAAAGCTGTTGTATGTTCAAGTATAGTACAAAAAAATGCTGACCATGAGGCTGTCATTGCAAGAATTCAGATCAGCATAAAAAATTGCTAGTAGCATTCAGTATGTAACAAAAACATGTGAGAACCCATACGAGAACCACGCAGGGTGACCATCGCCTTGTGTTCTTTTGGTTTATCCCTACCTGTTAAATATGTAATGTGGTTCCCCACCAATGTGCGCTATGTAGGCAATTTCGCCGTCAGATGTCGTCAGCAGTATTAAATAGAGCTGGCGCTGTTTCAATGTGTCACCGGCAAAATTTGCAGATGTTTTTTTTTGCTGTCATTCATCGCATTTTCACCCATTGTTGAGCACCGTTTTgagcctggcggacggtccgggccctgaggccggacggtccgcggtccggacagtccgcgcctgtgggccggacggtccgcgcatgcgcagaacagtttagggtttcgagttttgtgctatgtttgttggctagatttgcggaattagctcggaatccagtcgtgtaaagggtccagcccccctcctctataaaaagagaggtctacagccgatttgtaatcatcaatcgaatcaaacacttctatttcacattttatcctaggagtagttctagtctagtttaggtttagcctctcaatccctaaattctccgcctctcctcgactctacgtcgattagaggagtctaggtcggcctgcccgagcctagacaactcctaggatctctcctccccgacgggtccctcccgggagcgagatccaggcgccgccggcgatcttctgccgcctctgcgcacgcgcggaccgtccggccgtcaggcagggaacctgagctcctgcaccaggtcgcggaccgtccgaccctgtgccgtggaccgtccgcgcctgaccagagaacactgccgcctcacgccaggtcacggaccgtccggccctgtgccgcggaccatccgcgcctgactagagagcaccgccgccggttcttcttgagtatttggcgcttcgaaaaggcgtcaacatactttttggcgactccgctggggacaacatatttagacctatcaaatcggccctcaatggccggttcaagggatagctctgatatttccccaagcaacatcatagagccgacttgggatacattgtcggctgacgaacagctccagttcgaggagcataaggagcagatgatccaggaggcgaaagcgaggttcttggccaacttcaaagtggacaggaacaacaaggtcgtccgacatcgggcaacAGATCCGGCTTCACTGCGACCCACGCTAGACATCCctaatgtaagtaatacaaacgagctgcaatctcttaagaattatgtagataaACAGCGTGAATAAATGCAAAACATCATAGGGGATATGCAAAACGACTATAGGAGATTAGCACGTGCATTTGACAAATCTAGCATTGCAAATTTTCCATCACACGAGGTAGAATTAGGGGGTAACATGCGTAATACATCGGCTGTAGGTTGCCACGACCAGTcacacccctttatgggatgccgatggacacgtaccctgagcaaccgcaaatcggcagcaaaacagccgatctgcacatgtccggGCCAGTCAcggccgggcccatttttaatgaagtACCCAGAcgcgcacccgagccaccacatatgacacagaacccaaactacccagtcggacggtccgggtacgtatccggacagtccgcgcatgagtcttttgaggaggattattacctaaatcctcgcccgtcccagcaacacttcccatcacactatgcaatgcaccagcccattaattcaggatccaaagcccagaaaagctttccggccccaccttagaaggccggaaagaaacgatcaaacctatgagccatatagggcaaatggaaatgcaccacgtagctcaaaccaatggggggaacgacaacatactaacatacaaccaaccccacctatgtttgaccagagagccggtggtcttgcaccggctgccattgatatagtgatgGAAGAAATAGCCAGGgcattccgagataagctcggagtaagcatggtccctggggggcaatcatatcggaaaccttatgacaaccgatttgatcaccacccgtacccacagggaactagaatacccgaattcgcaaaattttcgggtgatcaagggaaaaacacgcgcaaacatataggccagttcttagcacaattgggagaattggccgacacagaggcatttcgcgtgcgtttattttcattatctctaaTAGGAACcgtgtttgcatggtatgccactttacctcctaattccatttcatcatgggggatctagaacaaaaatttcatgatcattttttctccggtgactatgagttggatttggtagatttagtgtcgttgcgacagacaaaagatgaatcggttaatgattacatccggagattccgagatacaagaaaccgatgctttcaaattcatttagcagaaaaacagttagtaggattagcctttaatggtctacgatattatttaaaagaaagattagaaggcatccaattttttacactagcacagttacaccagagagctttggcttgcgaaagccggagcaaagaaactgctaaaacaatgtgtcacaacgtacatatagtagaatgcgaccaaagtagctcagatgacgaatcagcagaagtgtacgctgctgaaatggtttggccaaaacagaccaaatcttcggcttgttcctccttacagccggttcaaaagaaacgacaagaggaggttaagtttacgtttaatgttggtaagtgtgataaaatatttgacgaattactcaaaaatggcaatattaaaataaatcacactgttccatccgccgacgagctaaaacgtcgtgcgtactgcaagtggcataactcattttctcatgccactaatgattgtaatgtatttcggcgacagattcaatcggccattaacgaaggacgattgaaatttcaggaaatgcaggtggatacagagccctttccgatgaacatgattgacttcgagggcaagaaagtcctggttcggccaaatacagccgataaaggcaaaggcaaggaaacaatcatcggcaatgctaaaaaggccgatggggattgtaaagtttcttgcaggaaagtggtggccgagaagactcccgatggaggggagaccctgaaggtgaccatcacagcctctagcactagggggcaagcgcagacagggagacagttgcaggaacccgtgctgcgcatcacggacagtccgccatccaggcgcggacggtccgacgcttctccggacggtccggaggactccagcggacggtccggccatgctcaggactcgcagcggccacgtaccttcaaaccacgacgaccagagatatgtacgtggaaaacaaatacatttaaagcagctggtcggctgatcaagcctggcccgactttcgatcaattgcttTCTAAATACgttaaaaagaaggccggccccagtgaccggccaccaaagcgaccccgctcacccattcatgagcaacgtcaggtcaggccgattggaccacctcaccaatcggaagaaatgaaaggtcctattgtacaattgagacctaacatgccgacatggacacctccacccccttatccatctatgccatatccatacacatacttacctccaccatatgttccaaatcaaatatggggcatgccaccatatccatttgcatgccacagtaccccgcctggggggcaccccaaacatccgtttttgacaggttggcgccgccagtacaagaccgattgagcgctgctgaatccggtcaccaggcacaggcccaacaagattgtcggactactcggcctcctaggccgaccaatccggcagggggcatatgcctgtagaaactcaaagaacaacaaaaaaggacatcatcaaaataggcactgcagatgttgtcatacagggaaacaataaagggccgatgatttttggtgaatcggccaacacaaccaaaaaggatacggtcactatcaaaacagccgatccaaaatactccatgcctcgatggtgcccagcgggactgacacggtcccaaaagagaaaattacagcgcctaagagtaaaggagagccaggagaaagaggcggaaaagatattcaatgacacacatccactatacccgccaccgcaaaagaaatggagaccaaaggccgttgaggaaaaacaaACAGCCACAGAAATGGAAAATCAAACAACACCTGCGCAACACCTTGCAGGTATGGCAGATATCACGACCAGCAAGgctggacaatctgcaccaggcgcggaccgtccggcttctgCGCGCGGATCGTCCGTCCTTCACCAGGAAGCGTCTGGTCAATctacaccaggcgcggaccgtccggcctctgcgcgcggaccgtccggccttcacCAGGAAGCGTCTAGACAACATGTACCAGGCGCGAACCGTCTGGCccccgcacgcggaccgtccgccgttcaccaggaagcctccaacgacacgacaacatcaatggaggaggacgacctactgggagaagacctggtcgactacgaggcttctccagaacgcccaggtatggatgtaaatattattacattttccgccgattgtactattatcggcgacgatgaacctgttgttgcccagtttgattttggtcctaaataagccgcctttactaaaccaaaagagtcggtaaatcatttaaagccgctcttcgtgcgcggccacattgatgggataccgattgctaagatgttggtagatggaggggcggctgtaaatctaatgccttactcattgtacagaaaattaggtaaacaagatgacgaacttgtcaagaccaacatgaccctcagcggtgttggaactgatagttcaatCAAAGCCAGGgttgtcacgtccgttgaattaaccatcgggactaagacccttgctgctgcatttttcgtcgctgatgtagaaggaaattacagtttaatcctaggcaaatattggattcacgccaatcaatgtataccttctacattacatcaaatgctaatacaatgggtagacgatgacatagaacaagtacatgatgatgtatcggcctgcatcgctgtggccgatgcccctgtactctggacttatgagactgctacatgtctcacaggagtagatttttctgattatcaattcataaatatagataagaaaggtttcattcctgtaatgttagagccgatggagaatcggctaaatcctaaataaagtttaaatgatgaatacacacaaagttcatgagtctctggtcacggacagttcggcttccaaggccggatggtctggtctttcacaaaagggttcggactttaagaccgaacatatatcacaacaaaaggacagtattacggatgatccggtccccaagaccggaaagtccgccgtcACACAAAAATCTTCTAATTCCTCTatggggaacatgatagaggaattcagagatcttgataaactagga
Proteins encoded:
- the LOC100383899 gene encoding uncharacterized protein isoform X3, with product MAVPRPQIRALRRGTLLLFLVPLIYSVSRLQPWAPEKGVCLPPPTAPKRPDHLVLGPAAGQDRPDRLQCRGLRALNKIGISSEENYSGEHVSFATVFTTYNSVSAGDDNVPSDSVTVGNSSYSKIERSMAILNTFISFIKVSMPRSDLIILTDPGSKISVNQGTATLLPVEGNYSRGNLMLQRIKTYIAFLEQKLVEFDRMERLNHFVLTDSDIAVVGDLGHIFKKYPHFHLAVTFRNNKGQPLNSGFVAVRGTRDGITNAVEFLKQVLGTYSLRYMKASRMLGDQLALAWVVKSHLPSAFGKFSKNEAFTGEVNGTSVLFLPCAVYNWTPPEGAGQFHGVPLDVKVVHFKGSRKRLMLEAWNFYSSTSKLSDMLCLILRSGRTKYDF
- the LOC100383899 gene encoding uncharacterized protein isoform X1, producing the protein MTNTLSDLLYRFAYYLYSSKHLFDHNVKSAGKFLVLIICPPVTPLSREADAISFPDRTGAPLPPLRPYMAVPRPQIRALRRGTLLLFLVPLIYSVSRLQPWAPEKGVCLPPPTAPKRPDHLVLGPAAGQDRPDRLQCRGLRALNKIGISSEENYSGEHVSFATVFTTYNSVSAGDDNVPSDSVTVGNSSYSKIERSMAILNTFISFIKVSMPRSDLIILTDPGSKISVNQGTATLLPVEGNYSRGNLMLQRIKTYIAFLEQKLVEFDRMERLNHFVLTDSDIAVVGDLGHIFKKYPHFHLAVTFRNNKGQPLNSGFVAVRGTRDGITNAVEFLKQVLGTYSLRYMKASRMLGDQLALAWVVKSHLPSAFGKFSKNEAFTGEVNGTSVLFLPCAVYNWTPPEGAGQFHGVPLDVKVVHFKGSRKRLMLEAWNFYSSTSKLSDMLCLILRSGRTKYDF
- the LOC100383899 gene encoding uncharacterized protein isoform X2; its protein translation is MVHCSFAGVVHCSSATSFDLLCSLHTRVEGVDSWTAHDSTILYWFIPGLPVVIWTGAPLPPLRPYMAVPRPQIRALRRGTLLLFLVPLIYSVSRLQPWAPEKGVCLPPPTAPKRPDHLVLGPAAGQDRPDRLQCRGLRALNKIGISSEENYSGEHVSFATVFTTYNSVSAGDDNVPSDSVTVGNSSYSKIERSMAILNTFISFIKVSMPRSDLIILTDPGSKISVNQGTATLLPVEGNYSRGNLMLQRIKTYIAFLEQKLVEFDRMERLNHFVLTDSDIAVVGDLGHIFKKYPHFHLAVTFRNNKGQPLNSGFVAVRGTRDGITNAVEFLKQVLGTYSLRYMKASRMLGDQLALAWVVKSHLPSAFGKFSKNEAFTGEVNGTSVLFLPCAVYNWTPPEGAGQFHGVPLDVKVVHFKGSRKRLMLEAWNFYSSTSKLSDMLCLILRSGRTKYDF